One Vibrio pomeroyi genomic region harbors:
- a CDS encoding TRAP transporter large permease: MESYLTLILFGGFLTLLILGAPITVSLAGASMAAYMLLDKNPIALVQIAFTSVGNFPLMALPAFVLAGALMEAAGISKRLVDIAESLAGPVTGGLGAATVMACLFFGAISGSGPATTAAVGMLMVPAMVKRDYDKSYASAVTAASGGLGIIIPPSIPLVIFGISAMGLMAPPEAIAQHGQFASLSIPKLFVAGVVPGFIMASTLVVTNYFIAKREGYKGLTETWSFGDVRHYLRRGLWSILAPFLILGGIYSGMFTPTESAVVAIFYSLFVGLFIHRELSFKSVMKSLSTTTWITGRVLLILFAATVFGRLLIEQKIPVVVAESLLSFTDNMYMVWALTITLLLFIGMFMETLAAIMIIVPVLLPIMYMLGADPTHVGIVVVCTLSIGFATPPLGENIFVASGIGGSTVEQITAKIHPFVLASVVGVFVIAFFPQITLWLPSLVGY; encoded by the coding sequence ATGGAATCCTATTTAACTCTAATTTTATTTGGTGGCTTTTTAACGCTGTTAATTCTGGGCGCACCAATCACAGTATCACTGGCCGGCGCTTCGATGGCGGCTTATATGTTGCTCGACAAAAATCCCATCGCCTTAGTACAAATCGCGTTTACCTCGGTGGGCAACTTCCCATTAATGGCGCTGCCAGCCTTTGTTCTTGCGGGTGCATTAATGGAGGCGGCGGGGATCTCCAAACGTCTGGTGGATATCGCCGAAAGCTTAGCTGGTCCCGTAACAGGTGGCCTTGGCGCGGCAACGGTAATGGCGTGTCTTTTCTTTGGCGCTATCTCGGGTTCAGGCCCTGCAACCACCGCCGCGGTAGGTATGCTAATGGTGCCTGCGATGGTGAAACGTGACTACGATAAGAGCTACGCCTCGGCCGTTACGGCGGCATCCGGTGGGTTGGGCATTATCATCCCGCCGTCCATTCCTCTTGTTATCTTTGGTATCTCGGCAATGGGCTTAATGGCGCCTCCAGAAGCCATTGCTCAACACGGCCAGTTTGCTTCTTTATCGATTCCAAAACTGTTTGTCGCTGGGGTTGTACCTGGCTTCATCATGGCGTCGACGCTAGTGGTAACTAACTACTTCATTGCTAAGCGAGAAGGCTATAAAGGGCTGACCGAAACGTGGTCGTTTGGCGATGTAAGGCATTACTTACGCCGCGGATTATGGTCGATATTAGCGCCATTCTTGATTCTTGGCGGTATCTACAGCGGCATGTTCACACCAACAGAATCCGCAGTTGTAGCGATATTCTATTCGTTGTTTGTTGGGCTTTTTATTCACCGCGAGCTTTCGTTCAAAAGCGTGATGAAATCTCTATCGACCACGACATGGATCACCGGACGTGTGTTGTTGATCCTCTTTGCAGCTACCGTGTTTGGACGCTTGTTGATCGAGCAAAAGATCCCGGTTGTCGTAGCGGAATCGCTACTCAGTTTCACCGATAACATGTACATGGTGTGGGCGCTTACGATTACCTTGTTGTTGTTCATCGGCATGTTCATGGAAACCTTGGCTGCGATCATGATCATCGTGCCAGTGTTACTACCAATCATGTACATGCTGGGCGCTGATCCAACTCACGTGGGCATTGTGGTGGTGTGTACCTTATCGATTGGTTTTGCAACGCCGCCACTTGGGGAGAATATCTTTGTCGCATCGGGAATAGGGGGCTCAACGGTTGAGCAAATCACCGCGAAGATCCATCCCTTTGTTCTTGCTTCTGTTGTGGGCGTATTCGTTATCGCTTTCTTCCCACAAATTACGCTTTGGCTACCGTCCTTAGTCGGCTATTAG
- a CDS encoding cache domain-containing protein yields MNLSRIILIGCAVFAVVSGISLRAEHSETEKEAKPVNVLDISEPHVVSKAERRAKTLLAKAVVHVQKEGDDSVKDFMSDPEYIDGELYVFALGIDGQFLASGGSSMVLVGDSVLDTQDVYGNPFFREMITKAVHNGFGEVKYHWTNPTDRMGEPKTTFFERVGDVIVAVGYYPERSSAAEAKSLLARAMTAIVESEQESLTEFNDAEGSFVEGDLYVFVMDMSSGKLLAHGVSPELVGRSHNEILSPDDKPILTEMLNLAKENGRGVYTYRWLNPLSSKVETKHTYYRVVDNKLVGVGYYTNSNKT; encoded by the coding sequence ATGAATTTATCCAGAATCATCCTCATTGGTTGTGCCGTGTTTGCAGTGGTGAGTGGCATTAGTTTGCGTGCCGAACACTCTGAAACAGAGAAAGAAGCCAAGCCTGTTAATGTGCTTGATATTTCTGAACCACATGTTGTCAGCAAGGCTGAAAGAAGAGCCAAAACCTTGCTGGCTAAGGCAGTGGTCCACGTTCAAAAAGAGGGCGACGATAGCGTTAAAGACTTCATGAGTGACCCTGAATATATCGATGGGGAGCTATATGTGTTTGCTTTGGGCATTGACGGCCAATTCCTAGCCAGCGGCGGCTCGTCAATGGTGCTAGTGGGTGACAGTGTTTTAGATACGCAAGACGTTTACGGTAATCCTTTTTTCCGTGAAATGATCACCAAAGCAGTACACAACGGTTTTGGTGAAGTGAAGTATCACTGGACCAACCCAACCGACCGCATGGGTGAGCCGAAAACCACGTTCTTTGAGCGAGTAGGCGATGTGATTGTCGCTGTCGGTTATTACCCAGAACGTTCGAGTGCGGCCGAAGCAAAAAGTTTACTCGCGAGAGCGATGACCGCGATAGTGGAGTCAGAACAAGAGAGCCTGACTGAGTTCAATGACGCCGAGGGCAGTTTTGTAGAAGGGGATTTGTATGTGTTTGTGATGGATATGAGCTCTGGAAAACTGCTGGCGCACGGAGTCTCTCCTGAGCTAGTCGGGCGTTCACACAACGAGATTCTAAGCCCTGACGACAAACCAATTCTTACTGAAATGCTGAACCTTGCCAAAGAAAACGGCCGAGGTGTTTACACTTATCGTTGGTTGAATCCGCTGTCGAGTAAAGTCGAAACCAAGCACACTTATTACCGTGTTGTTGACAATAAGCTAGTAGGGGTCGGTTATTACACAAATTCAAACAAGACGTAA
- a CDS encoding aldolase/citrate lyase/malate synthase family protein — MNMLTLDKTELHRNHSTFIAEAVFAVEMVKADKQLEKQKMAKQLLDTLFPLESGSHEDVVSYEIDYRHVQVYFKNGEHTGLKRAKHFVAYTGDKSKPSSILFRDESGTHVEVTIGARKGTGHLELVDIEDIQLETCTTFGQTEASRSSGIRHWVSLVKGDESGRPNASSEDKEFTAKNGEDYNLGFCFAI; from the coding sequence ATGAATATGCTGACACTAGACAAAACAGAACTTCACAGAAACCATTCAACTTTTATTGCTGAAGCTGTCTTTGCCGTCGAAATGGTGAAAGCAGACAAGCAACTCGAAAAGCAGAAAATGGCGAAACAGTTGCTTGATACTCTATTCCCTCTCGAGTCGGGTTCTCACGAAGATGTAGTGAGCTACGAGATTGACTACCGACACGTTCAGGTTTACTTCAAAAACGGTGAACACACAGGTTTGAAACGCGCTAAGCACTTTGTGGCTTACACGGGTGACAAGTCTAAACCTTCTTCAATCCTGTTCCGTGATGAGAGCGGTACGCACGTTGAAGTGACAATCGGCGCTCGTAAAGGCACGGGTCATTTGGAATTGGTTGATATTGAAGATATTCAACTAGAGACGTGTACCACATTTGGTCAAACTGAGGCTAGTCGCTCTTCAGGAATCCGTCACTGGGTGAGCCTAGTGAAGGGCGATGAAAGTGGTCGACCGAATGCATCGAGTGAAGACAAAGAGTTCACAGCGAAAAATGGCGAAGACTACAACCTAGGTTTTTGCTTCGCGATCTAA
- a CDS encoding BCCT family transporter: MSFKSKKYSIDSTDYQVGQDNVSKWGMDVHNTVFVASVGLSLLFIITLLALPPADAKAAIDSIKGAVLSKFDFLFMWGANIMLVFAVVLAFSPLGKVRLGGEDATADYSMASWIAMLFAAGMGIGLIFWGVAEPTAFFTNWFGTPLDAEPFTAAGRELALGATVFHWGFHAWAIYGMTALCLAYFVYNKGLPLSMRSVFYPILGERVWGKTGDVIDVLTVLVTLFGLATSLGLGGTQAASGISHVFGLDNNIFLQQSIIVLIMGLAIISVLRGMDGGVKFLSNLNMVIAFVFLGLIAVLNFTTVLDSMATAVTGYVKNIVALSQSAGREDTTWLHGWTVFYWAWWVAYAPFFGMFVARISKGRTVREFLLCVLIIPTLVTSAWMSIFGGVAIEQVINQVGQLGLDQGITDVSLSLFYMLDAYEFGSILSVIAVALIIVFFVTTLDSGSIVIDGMTAGGKLEVPVKQKVVWAVISGAIAMVMLWIGGTQSIQALQSITIIAALPFTIILLLGCVSLLKGLLTEIGKGQETVTPATK, from the coding sequence ATGAGTTTTAAATCAAAAAAATACAGTATCGATTCTACTGACTATCAAGTTGGTCAAGACAACGTCAGTAAATGGGGCATGGATGTCCATAACACCGTCTTCGTAGCCTCAGTTGGCTTATCTCTTCTTTTCATCATCACTCTTCTTGCTCTTCCTCCTGCAGACGCTAAAGCTGCAATTGATTCTATTAAGGGTGCTGTTCTATCAAAGTTTGACTTCCTGTTTATGTGGGGAGCCAACATCATGTTAGTTTTTGCCGTTGTTCTTGCATTCTCACCTCTAGGCAAAGTTCGCTTAGGTGGTGAAGACGCGACAGCGGATTATTCAATGGCATCTTGGATTGCGATGTTATTCGCAGCAGGTATGGGTATTGGACTTATTTTCTGGGGTGTTGCAGAGCCAACTGCGTTCTTCACTAACTGGTTCGGAACACCATTAGACGCAGAACCTTTCACAGCCGCGGGTCGTGAATTAGCATTGGGTGCAACCGTATTCCACTGGGGTTTTCATGCATGGGCTATCTATGGCATGACGGCACTTTGCCTAGCGTACTTTGTTTACAATAAAGGTCTGCCGCTATCAATGCGCTCTGTGTTCTACCCAATTTTGGGTGAGCGAGTATGGGGCAAAACCGGTGATGTTATCGACGTACTAACTGTATTAGTTACTCTGTTCGGTCTTGCGACTTCATTGGGCTTAGGTGGCACACAAGCAGCAAGTGGTATCAGCCACGTGTTCGGCTTGGACAACAACATCTTCCTTCAGCAATCGATCATTGTTCTGATCATGGGCTTGGCGATCATCTCTGTTCTGCGTGGCATGGACGGCGGTGTTAAGTTCCTAAGTAACCTGAACATGGTTATTGCGTTCGTATTCCTTGGTCTTATCGCAGTATTGAACTTCACAACTGTGCTTGATTCAATGGCAACGGCAGTAACAGGTTATGTGAAAAACATCGTTGCGTTGAGCCAAAGTGCAGGTCGTGAAGACACAACATGGCTGCACGGCTGGACTGTGTTCTACTGGGCATGGTGGGTAGCGTATGCACCATTCTTCGGTATGTTCGTAGCGCGTATTTCTAAAGGCCGTACGGTTCGTGAGTTCCTACTTTGCGTACTGATCATTCCAACGTTAGTTACTTCGGCTTGGATGTCTATCTTCGGTGGCGTGGCTATCGAACAAGTGATTAATCAGGTAGGGCAACTTGGCCTTGACCAAGGCATCACAGACGTATCTCTAAGCTTGTTCTACATGTTAGATGCTTACGAGTTTGGTAGCATCCTGTCTGTTATCGCAGTTGCACTGATCATCGTGTTCTTCGTTACAACGCTAGATTCTGGTTCTATCGTTATCGATGGCATGACGGCGGGTGGTAAACTTGAAGTGCCTGTGAAACAGAAAGTGGTTTGGGCGGTTATCTCAGGTGCTATCGCAATGGTGATGCTGTGGATTGGTGGTACTCAATCAATTCAAGCACTGCAATCTATTACGATTATTGCAGCACTGCCGTTTACGATCATTCTTCTGCTTGGCTGTGTAAGCTTGCTGAAAGGCCTACTGACTGAAATCGGTAAAGGGCAAGAAACGGTTACTCCGGCAACTAAGTAA
- a CDS encoding M14 family metallopeptidase: MESTYTYPIGEPGKKWQEAERQAWFAQRTVKREYQQEVVPKIKALADRFDIEQYGALSYDEARFPLFAIKSKNWDASKPTILVTGGVHGYETSGVHGAIKFAATQAEKYIAHFNIVVAPCVSPWGYEVINRWNPNAVDPNRSFYDGTPAEESANLRALVASLPEVLVHVDLHETTDSDETEFRPALAARDGIEYIEGMIPDGFYTVGDTENPQPEFQAAVIASVEKVTHIAPADDEGKIIGSDVTQLGVINYPMKKLGLCGGVTDCKYGTTTEVYPDSDKVTDEECNDAQVAAVVGALDYVIQHELNA, from the coding sequence ATGGAAAGTACCTACACCTACCCTATTGGTGAGCCAGGAAAAAAATGGCAAGAAGCAGAGCGTCAAGCATGGTTTGCTCAAAGAACGGTTAAGCGTGAATACCAACAAGAAGTCGTGCCAAAGATTAAAGCACTGGCAGACCGCTTTGACATCGAGCAATACGGCGCACTGAGCTACGATGAAGCTCGCTTCCCACTCTTCGCTATCAAGAGCAAAAACTGGGATGCATCAAAGCCAACTATCCTCGTGACAGGTGGTGTTCACGGTTACGAAACCAGTGGTGTACATGGCGCAATCAAATTCGCTGCAACTCAAGCAGAAAAGTACATAGCGCACTTCAACATTGTTGTTGCACCTTGTGTGAGCCCATGGGGTTACGAAGTCATCAACCGCTGGAACCCAAATGCTGTTGATCCAAACCGCTCTTTCTATGACGGTACGCCTGCTGAAGAATCAGCAAACCTACGTGCATTAGTTGCGTCTCTGCCAGAAGTATTGGTTCACGTTGACCTTCACGAGACAACCGATTCTGATGAAACTGAATTCCGCCCTGCACTCGCTGCACGTGATGGCATTGAGTACATCGAAGGCATGATCCCAGACGGTTTCTACACGGTGGGTGACACTGAAAACCCTCAGCCTGAATTCCAAGCTGCTGTCATCGCTTCAGTTGAAAAAGTAACCCACATTGCGCCAGCAGATGACGAAGGCAAGATCATTGGTTCAGACGTCACTCAACTCGGCGTGATCAACTACCCAATGAAGAAGCTTGGTTTATGTGGCGGTGTGACGGATTGTAAATACGGCACAACCACTGAGGTTTACCCAGACAGCGACAAAGTAACAGACGAAGAGTGTAACGATGCTCAAGTTGCTGCTGTTGTTGGTGCTTTAGATTACGTTATTCAACACGAATTGAACGCGTAA
- a CDS encoding GGDEF domain-containing protein → MAGFSLLSFGDDISFWLSKVAANFCIALGFALVVLSLHQIRHAPLIYPLVVFSCLPLALAALIYYSVIEPSTNARVVVISVYVTLCTLSSAIVVNKSQVEDLKLPIMLLTGVLIIHSLFMLFRIWCTLREPNIGDFLHAGNVHQLAIIMTAVLLSTLGFTYNWILNARLMESLYSSSLKDSLTQLYNRRAMNEMTSRELTRSLRHKHALSVIILDIDHFKQVNDVYGHQVGDRVLHNLGQILINNLRAHDVAFRYGGEEFLIMLPDTAINDACTAAEKLKVLIESHTFWKQQEKPLTASFGVAQLHPNDQRTNLIERADKALYHAKEQGRNTVCKGEFEGTVSA, encoded by the coding sequence ATGGCAGGATTTTCCCTGCTCAGCTTTGGCGATGATATTTCCTTCTGGCTTTCAAAGGTCGCTGCCAATTTCTGTATTGCTTTAGGGTTCGCTCTGGTCGTACTCAGTTTGCATCAGATCAGGCACGCTCCCTTAATCTACCCACTGGTTGTTTTCTCTTGTTTACCACTCGCGCTAGCTGCATTGATCTATTATTCCGTCATTGAACCTTCTACAAATGCGCGTGTGGTTGTCATCTCTGTGTATGTCACTCTTTGTACGCTTTCAAGCGCGATTGTCGTCAATAAAAGCCAAGTAGAAGACCTGAAACTGCCGATCATGCTGCTCACGGGCGTGCTTATTATTCACTCTCTGTTTATGCTGTTTAGAATCTGGTGCACCCTACGCGAGCCTAATATCGGCGACTTCCTTCATGCCGGTAATGTCCACCAGCTCGCTATCATCATGACTGCGGTTCTTCTAAGTACTCTTGGCTTTACTTACAATTGGATTCTTAATGCTCGATTGATGGAGTCACTCTATAGTTCTTCATTAAAAGACAGTCTCACGCAGCTTTATAATCGAAGAGCGATGAACGAGATGACCAGCCGAGAATTGACACGTAGCCTGCGGCATAAACACGCTCTGTCGGTGATCATTTTAGACATCGACCACTTCAAGCAGGTTAATGATGTTTATGGCCACCAAGTCGGTGATCGTGTGTTGCACAACCTTGGCCAAATACTCATCAATAATCTAAGAGCGCACGATGTGGCGTTTCGTTACGGTGGTGAAGAGTTCTTAATCATGCTGCCAGACACGGCAATCAATGATGCATGTACAGCGGCCGAAAAACTCAAAGTACTGATTGAAAGTCACACCTTCTGGAAACAACAAGAGAAGCCATTAACGGCGAGCTTTGGGGTCGCTCAATTGCACCCTAATGACCAACGAACGAATCTGATTGAGCGTGCAGATAAAGCCTTGTACCACGCAAAAGAACAAGGACGGAATACCGTGTGCAAAGGAGAATTCGAAGGAACTGTCTCCGCTTAA
- the pyrC gene encoding dihydroorotase, giving the protein MTQLTITRPDDWHVHLRDGDVLKDTVRDISRYNGRALIMPNTIPPVTDTEMALAYRERIMAEQPSEQFQPLMALYLTDNTTPDEIRKAKESGAVVAAKLYPAGATTNSDSGVTSAKNIYHVLEAMQEVGMLLLVHGEVTTHDVDIFDREKQFLDTVLAPIVNDFPNLKIVLEHITTADAATFVKNANDNVAATITAHHLLYNRNHMLVGGIKPHFYCLPILKRNTHQLALIEAATSGSKKFFLGTDSAPHAKGAKESACGCAGSYTAHAAVELYTEVFELEGKLENLEGFASHNGPDFYGIPRNTDTITLVKEEWNVSETMPFGSDIVVPIRGGETIAWAVK; this is encoded by the coding sequence ATGACACAACTTACGATTACTCGTCCTGACGACTGGCACGTTCATCTACGCGATGGCGACGTATTAAAAGATACAGTGCGCGATATCAGCCGCTACAATGGTCGAGCGTTAATCATGCCAAACACCATCCCACCGGTAACCGATACCGAAATGGCTCTTGCTTACCGTGAACGCATCATGGCAGAACAACCAAGTGAACAGTTCCAGCCTCTAATGGCACTTTACCTGACAGACAACACAACACCTGATGAAATTCGCAAAGCGAAAGAGTCTGGCGCAGTCGTTGCAGCTAAACTCTACCCTGCAGGCGCAACAACAAACTCTGATTCAGGCGTAACCTCTGCTAAAAACATCTACCACGTACTAGAAGCAATGCAGGAAGTTGGCATGCTACTTTTGGTACACGGTGAAGTAACGACTCACGATGTTGATATTTTTGACCGTGAGAAGCAGTTCCTAGACACAGTACTAGCACCGATTGTGAACGACTTCCCTAACCTGAAGATTGTTCTAGAGCACATCACAACTGCAGATGCTGCGACTTTCGTGAAGAACGCGAACGATAACGTTGCTGCAACGATCACCGCTCACCACTTGCTTTACAACCGTAACCACATGCTGGTTGGCGGCATTAAGCCACACTTCTACTGCCTACCTATTCTTAAGCGTAACACTCACCAATTAGCGCTTATCGAAGCGGCAACAAGCGGCAGCAAGAAGTTCTTCTTGGGTACAGACTCAGCACCACACGCGAAAGGCGCTAAAGAGTCAGCATGTGGTTGTGCGGGTTCTTACACTGCGCACGCAGCAGTAGAGCTTTACACAGAAGTGTTCGAGCTAGAAGGTAAGCTTGAGAACCTAGAAGGTTTTGCGAGCCACAACGGCCCTGACTTCTACGGTATCCCACGTAACACAGACACCATCACTCTAGTAAAAGAAGAGTGGAATGTATCTGAGACAATGCCTTTCGGTTCAGACATCGTTGTGCCAATCCGTGGCGGCGAGACGATTGCTTGGGCTGTTAAATAA
- a CDS encoding YqaE/Pmp3 family membrane protein, whose product MNKLVIIILCVLLPPVGVFFARGAGKDLLINIVLTFFFWVPGMIHGLWVATR is encoded by the coding sequence ATGAACAAACTCGTCATTATCATTTTATGTGTACTGCTTCCGCCTGTTGGCGTGTTTTTCGCTCGTGGCGCAGGTAAAGATTTGCTAATCAACATTGTCCTTACCTTCTTCTTCTGGGTACCGGGAATGATTCACGGGCTCTGGGTAGCCACCCGCTAA